One window of Nostoc sp. C052 genomic DNA carries:
- a CDS encoding amylo-alpha-1,6-glucosidase, producing MCIEFGREICGNLDIAESREWLVTNGIGGYASGTVAGLLTRRYHGLLVAALKPPLGRTLMLTKLDETVLYDTRSYPLHANRWANGIVSPDGYKHIERFSLEGTIAVWRFAIADALLEKRVWMQQGANTTYVQYTLRRATQPLKLTLKSMVNYRDYHSDTQSNGWQMSVEEVEQGICVTAYPGAVPLYLVSDSRASISVVNNWYYDFDLAVERYRGLSDKEDHLHAATFEVTLNPGEAIAFLASTEKQPNLNGEAALKLRRAQEQKLTGFWKTNRPLKTKESPSWINHLVLAADQFIVDRPAPEDPYGKTIIAGYHWFSDWGRDTMISLPGLTISTGRPEIARSILRTFARHVDQGMLPNRFPDAGEQPEYNTVDATLWYFEAVRTYYSATDDDNLLSELFPILADIIDWHCRGTRYNIHLDAADGLLYAGVAGVQLTWMDAKVDNWVVTPRIGKPIEVNVLWYNALRTMAKFARHLGKPHQEYEAMADRAKYRFSRFWNEETGYCYDVLDSPDGDDALLRPNQIFAVSLPESPLTPAQQKGVVEACGRMLLTSHGLRSRSVSVRAASRREGLSLAPDHPQYQGKYGGNQYQRDGAYHQGTVWGWLLGPFVLAHLRVYKNPEQARQFLEPMANHLTAHGLGSLSEIFDGDAPMTPRGCIAQAWTVAEVLRAWLATES from the coding sequence ATGTGTATAGAATTTGGGCGGGAAATCTGCGGCAATCTTGACATTGCAGAATCACGGGAGTGGTTAGTTACCAATGGTATTGGTGGTTACGCCTCTGGGACTGTGGCTGGTTTATTGACCCGCCGCTATCACGGACTACTAGTAGCAGCATTGAAACCACCTTTGGGTCGCACTTTAATGCTGACAAAACTAGATGAAACTGTATTGTATGATACCCGCTCTTATCCTTTACATGCCAATCGTTGGGCAAATGGTATTGTCAGTCCCGACGGTTATAAACATATTGAGCGTTTTTCTCTGGAAGGTACAATTGCTGTATGGCGTTTTGCTATTGCCGATGCCTTGTTAGAAAAACGGGTGTGGATGCAACAAGGCGCGAATACAACTTATGTCCAATATACTCTGCGTCGTGCCACTCAACCGCTGAAGTTGACACTGAAATCAATGGTCAACTACCGCGATTATCACAGCGATACTCAAAGCAATGGTTGGCAAATGTCTGTTGAGGAGGTGGAACAGGGGATTTGTGTAACTGCTTATCCGGGTGCTGTACCACTGTATCTAGTGAGCGATTCACGCGCTAGTATATCTGTTGTCAACAATTGGTATTATGACTTTGACTTAGCAGTTGAACGCTATCGGGGATTGAGCGACAAAGAAGACCACCTCCACGCCGCCACCTTTGAAGTTACACTGAATCCTGGGGAAGCGATCGCCTTTCTAGCCAGCACAGAAAAACAACCAAATCTCAATGGCGAAGCTGCGCTGAAGTTACGTCGCGCTCAAGAGCAGAAATTAACGGGATTTTGGAAAACTAATCGACCCCTGAAAACTAAGGAATCACCTAGCTGGATCAACCATTTAGTACTAGCTGCTGACCAGTTTATTGTCGATCGCCCAGCGCCAGAAGACCCCTACGGCAAAACCATCATTGCTGGTTATCACTGGTTTAGCGACTGGGGACGCGACACTATGATTAGTCTACCTGGTTTGACAATTTCCACTGGTCGTCCAGAGATAGCGCGCTCAATTCTTCGCACCTTTGCCAGACATGTAGACCAAGGTATGCTGCCTAATCGCTTTCCCGATGCGGGTGAGCAACCAGAATATAATACAGTCGATGCCACTCTCTGGTATTTTGAAGCAGTCCGCACCTACTACAGTGCTACAGACGATGATAATTTGCTTAGTGAACTCTTTCCCATACTTGCAGATATCATTGATTGGCACTGTCGCGGTACACGCTACAATATCCACCTTGATGCAGCCGATGGCTTACTTTATGCTGGCGTTGCTGGCGTACAACTGACCTGGATGGATGCCAAGGTTGATAATTGGGTGGTTACGCCCCGAATTGGCAAACCAATTGAAGTTAATGTCCTCTGGTATAATGCTTTACGGACAATGGCAAAGTTTGCCCGTCATCTTGGTAAACCACACCAAGAATATGAGGCAATGGCCGATCGGGCTAAGTATAGATTTTCTCGCTTCTGGAATGAAGAGACAGGTTATTGCTATGACGTTTTAGATAGTCCTGATGGTGATGATGCGTTGTTGCGTCCTAACCAAATATTTGCTGTGTCATTACCAGAAAGTCCGCTGACACCTGCCCAGCAAAAGGGTGTGGTGGAGGCTTGTGGGCGAATGCTGCTGACTTCTCATGGATTGCGATCGCGTAGCGTGTCTGTTCGCGCAGCGTCCCGAAGGGAAGGACTCTCGCTAGCTCCCGACCATCCCCAGTACCAGGGAAAATACGGTGGCAATCAGTATCAACGTGATGGAGCTTACCATCAGGGAACCGTCTGGGGCTGGTTGTTGGGGCCATTTGTCTTAGCACACCTGCGCGTCTACAAAAACCCTGAACAGGCTCGTCAATTTTTGGAACCAATGGCTAATCATCTCACTGCCCACGGTCTTGGTAGTCTCAGCGAAATTTTTGATGGTGATGCGCCAATGACTCCACGGGGATGTATTGCCCAAGCATGGACAGTAGCCGAAGTTTTACGTGCTTGGTTGGCGACAGAGAGTTGA
- a CDS encoding GNAT family N-acetyltransferase has protein sequence MKNFDETEAIYVRELGIDDIAPVYHLGEGLFTSDLYPYLYRTWDEWEVIGLYNTDPEYCLVAETDGELAGFILGTIITKASWTYGYILWLGVSPKYQRRGVADKLVDKVVARMIEDGARFMLVDTDPTNTSALKFFNRKGFGNIRQHIFLSMNLSKHEYYGRLIDYEHQKAERAGYKRSRPAIRARKADSVANEVVLNPLVNESQITEDKSPTSQKLE, from the coding sequence ATGAAAAATTTTGACGAAACTGAAGCCATTTATGTCCGTGAATTAGGAATTGATGACATTGCTCCCGTTTACCACTTGGGAGAAGGGTTATTTACCAGCGATTTATATCCTTATTTGTACCGCACCTGGGATGAATGGGAGGTGATTGGACTTTACAATACCGATCCAGAATATTGCCTTGTGGCTGAAACAGATGGAGAATTAGCCGGATTCATTTTGGGAACCATCATCACCAAAGCATCTTGGACTTATGGATATATTTTATGGCTGGGAGTTAGCCCGAAGTATCAGCGTCGAGGAGTAGCAGACAAATTGGTTGATAAAGTCGTCGCTCGGATGATTGAAGATGGCGCGCGTTTTATGCTGGTAGACACTGACCCCACCAATACTTCAGCATTAAAGTTTTTTAACCGCAAAGGTTTTGGTAATATCCGCCAGCATATTTTCTTGTCGATGAATTTAAGCAAGCACGAATATTATGGCAGATTGATTGATTACGAACACCAAAAGGCTGAAAGAGCTGGTTACAAGCGATCGCGTCCAGCAATTCGCGCCCGGAAAGCTGATAGTGTAGCTAATGAAGTCGTCCTCAATCCTCTAGTGAATGAATCTCAAATAACTGAGGATAAATCCCCAACCTCACAAAAGTTAGAGTAG
- a CDS encoding NACHT domain-containing NTPase, with translation MLDSSIGFFEKLLGGVILAPVKDKIGNFLNQRNVERKIGECADVAGQLLNNYFESEKLSESRVELIIYEVQEAINASQINAELLASASLKPEKVVDQILEKYPIPQSIREEKLEYLFGIALQVSAERLCEVALSFADWEKEGWKRNFEGIDKILGKLNEIIDKIGSGGEGYDEKFENLYYRSYLLRKLARIDASTLRASSSVSLDLTTVFVEPDVISISKLFQEQETETQQIECLISLEDERQNFISRGESEDKRIPAETFIPEHKKCAIVGLPGSGKTTLLQHLLLVAANRDILFGETKGVVPVLVKIRELDFKNLPGADKLLQAAEGNQVLSDKCPGFLERQLEVGRVLLLIDGLDEVIPDKRQAVMAWITAFVEMYPNSRYVISSRPAGYQSEEFQKLGFTEVTLCNFTSDQIHEYVQRWTTAIELSESKSPQEIEQASTNSALTLVESAQSNPYVRRIAANPLMLSTLCLVQKYEGGKLPNRRVVLYQRCVEGLLFHWDQKRGLPEAILGLPLPRKMLLLRRLAIEMQVEGVAEIEESKIEQSFLNSLDEVGEKADVKQILANIRDRSGLLVERRPGIYGFSHLTFQEYLAALSIKEGDYKEEAKNYDRFFLFSQWSNPQWSEVMALYAGIASKDSVENILKALIQTNNSQAVILAGNCLAAAENPGLLIQKEVINQLLSLSEEIGIKGDEPISWKIKNILNTLNKQIVMEQVLAALDNLEVVHSVSFLLSEKDSSCINSLLQVGKRILTGEQKSAKWDFVISLILLEIKHYDAADALGKLADIAIKQSCLDRNLCVLFGFWHGSFWRLTERTKIQLPGIFNFFDEESALETHINLCKFIAVVTSERFFSILEQQEKVRNLLFNFPTFFHSRADRQLKILIERIEYLVQHGENSLKEYAIQASTNLLGSVSQVEKLRQSSEQTTDKEEQTQE, from the coding sequence ATGCTAGATAGTTCTATCGGATTCTTTGAGAAGCTTCTAGGGGGAGTAATTTTAGCACCAGTCAAAGATAAGATTGGTAATTTTCTCAACCAGAGAAATGTAGAACGCAAGATAGGCGAGTGTGCTGATGTCGCAGGACAATTGCTAAATAATTACTTTGAAAGTGAAAAATTAAGTGAAAGTCGAGTAGAGTTAATTATTTACGAAGTCCAAGAAGCAATCAATGCATCACAAATAAATGCGGAATTACTTGCATCAGCATCGCTGAAACCAGAAAAAGTGGTTGACCAGATTTTAGAGAAATATCCTATTCCTCAGTCCATTAGAGAAGAGAAATTAGAGTACCTATTTGGAATAGCTCTCCAAGTATCAGCAGAAAGACTCTGTGAAGTTGCATTGAGTTTTGCTGATTGGGAAAAAGAAGGTTGGAAACGAAATTTTGAGGGAATCGACAAAATTTTAGGTAAATTAAACGAAATTATTGATAAAATTGGAAGTGGTGGAGAAGGTTATGATGAAAAGTTTGAGAATCTATATTACAGATCATATCTACTACGAAAACTTGCTAGGATAGACGCTTCTACCTTACGGGCCTCTTCTAGTGTTTCTCTAGATTTAACAACAGTTTTTGTCGAGCCTGATGTTATTAGTATAAGCAAATTATTCCAGGAACAAGAAACTGAAACTCAACAAATTGAATGTTTGATTTCGCTTGAAGACGAAAGACAAAATTTCATATCCCGTGGAGAAAGTGAAGATAAGAGAATACCAGCAGAAACATTTATCCCGGAACACAAAAAATGTGCGATTGTAGGTTTGCCAGGGAGTGGAAAAACTACTTTATTACAACATCTCCTTTTGGTTGCTGCGAACCGTGACATTTTATTTGGTGAAACCAAGGGTGTAGTACCTGTTCTTGTGAAAATCCGAGAGTTAGATTTCAAGAACTTACCAGGAGCAGATAAGTTACTACAAGCTGCTGAAGGGAATCAAGTATTATCTGATAAGTGTCCTGGCTTTTTGGAACGTCAGTTAGAAGTAGGTAGAGTTCTGCTTTTAATTGATGGACTTGATGAAGTCATACCAGACAAGCGTCAAGCAGTAATGGCATGGATAACGGCTTTTGTGGAAATGTATCCGAATTCGAGATATGTCATTTCTTCAAGACCTGCTGGCTATCAATCAGAAGAATTTCAAAAACTAGGTTTCACCGAAGTTACACTCTGTAACTTCACCTCAGACCAAATTCATGAATATGTTCAACGTTGGACAACAGCTATCGAATTATCTGAAAGTAAATCTCCACAGGAAATTGAGCAAGCAAGTACCAACAGTGCTTTAACACTAGTTGAAAGCGCTCAAAGTAACCCTTATGTCCGACGAATTGCTGCAAACCCTCTAATGCTATCCACACTTTGCTTGGTGCAAAAGTATGAAGGTGGCAAATTACCTAATCGCCGAGTAGTTTTGTACCAAAGGTGCGTTGAAGGCTTACTATTTCATTGGGATCAAAAACGAGGGCTCCCAGAAGCTATTCTAGGATTGCCACTTCCTCGCAAGATGTTACTGCTGCGTCGGTTAGCTATTGAAATGCAAGTTGAAGGTGTAGCTGAAATTGAAGAAAGTAAGATTGAGCAGTCTTTTTTAAATTCCCTTGATGAAGTTGGCGAAAAAGCTGATGTAAAGCAAATATTAGCAAATATTCGAGATAGAAGCGGATTGTTAGTAGAACGCAGACCAGGTATTTATGGCTTTTCTCACTTAACATTCCAAGAATATCTAGCTGCACTTTCGATTAAGGAAGGAGACTATAAAGAAGAGGCTAAAAATTATGATCGCTTTTTTCTCTTTTCTCAGTGGTCAAATCCTCAATGGTCAGAGGTTATGGCCCTTTATGCAGGAATTGCTTCAAAAGATTCTGTAGAAAATATTTTAAAAGCATTGATTCAAACCAATAATTCACAAGCAGTCATATTAGCAGGAAATTGTTTAGCTGCTGCTGAAAATCCTGGATTATTAATTCAAAAAGAAGTGATAAATCAACTTTTATCCCTGTCTGAAGAAATAGGAATAAAAGGAGATGAACCAATATCTTGGAAAATCAAAAACATTCTTAATACGCTTAACAAACAGATAGTAATGGAGCAGGTATTAGCAGCGTTGGATAATTTGGAAGTTGTTCACTCGGTAAGTTTCTTACTTAGTGAAAAAGATAGTAGCTGTATAAATAGTTTGTTACAAGTAGGAAAACGGATATTAACAGGAGAACAAAAATCAGCTAAATGGGATTTTGTTATATCTTTAATTTTATTAGAAATAAAACATTATGATGCAGCTGATGCTCTTGGTAAACTTGCAGATATAGCAATAAAACAATCCTGCTTAGATAGAAATTTATGCGTTTTATTTGGCTTTTGGCATGGAAGTTTTTGGAGATTAACTGAGAGAACAAAAATACAGTTACCTGGGATTTTCAATTTCTTCGATGAAGAATCTGCACTAGAAACTCACATAAATTTATGTAAGTTTATTGCTGTAGTAACCTCAGAAAGATTTTTTAGTATACTAGAGCAACAAGAAAAAGTTAGAAATTTATTGTTCAATTTTCCAACTTTTTTCCATAGTAGAGCTGATCGACAATTAAAAATTTTGATTGAAAGAATTGAATATTTAGTACAACACGGTGAAAATAGTCTGAAAGAATACGCAATACAGGCTAGTACCAACTTACTTGGGTCTGTATCACAGGTAGAAAAACTTAGGCAATCCTCTGAGCAAACAACTGATAAAGAAGAGCAGACACAAGAGTGA
- a CDS encoding PD-(D/E)XK nuclease family protein — MLSTSTQILRLSQGQLNLLEVCPRKFQHTYLEKLNSPSNPEQEERLTLGSRFHLLMQQREMGLPIDSFLQADAQLQSWMLGFADAAPEILTAASDNQTFRESEHYRTLQLQDYLLIVVYDLLIADNQQAQILDWKTYPKPPNKRKLESNWQTRLYLYVLAETSDYLPEKISMTYWFVQSEGKPQNIKFNYSNAQHAQTTKKLNQLLSQLTNWLENYQNNQQFPQVVEGSKNCDYCQFAKRCDRIQATEEAVKDSLPNFDSIQEISL; from the coding sequence ATGCTATCAACTTCCACTCAAATATTGCGACTGTCTCAAGGACAACTTAACTTACTAGAAGTTTGTCCGCGTAAATTTCAACATACCTACTTAGAAAAACTCAATTCGCCCTCAAATCCAGAACAAGAAGAACGGCTAACTTTAGGTAGTCGCTTTCACTTGCTAATGCAGCAGCGAGAAATGGGTTTGCCTATTGATAGTTTCCTGCAAGCAGATGCTCAATTGCAAAGCTGGATGCTAGGTTTTGCCGATGCAGCCCCAGAAATCTTAACGGCTGCATCTGATAATCAAACTTTCCGTGAAAGTGAACACTATCGCACTCTGCAACTTCAAGATTATTTGCTGATAGTTGTCTATGATTTATTGATTGCAGATAACCAACAAGCGCAAATTCTCGACTGGAAAACTTATCCAAAGCCACCCAATAAACGCAAGTTAGAATCCAACTGGCAAACACGGCTTTATCTGTATGTATTGGCAGAAACTAGCGACTATTTGCCAGAAAAGATTTCCATGACTTATTGGTTTGTCCAATCTGAAGGCAAACCCCAAAATATTAAATTTAATTACAGTAATGCTCAACACGCACAAACAACAAAGAAACTTAATCAACTATTAAGCCAGTTAACTAATTGGCTAGAAAATTACCAAAATAACCAACAGTTTCCGCAAGTTGTGGAGGGTAGTAAAAACTGTGATTATTGTCAATTTGCCAAGAGGTGCGACCGCATCCAAGCTACTGAAGAAGCAGTGAAAGACTCATTGCCAAATTTTGACAGTATTCAGGAAATCTCACTTTGA
- a CDS encoding GTP-binding protein, protein MSVYRNLQETHLNRARASLRQALSWYGYLRKSGQLSSNPELLGLVKPELEALNATLNKLDSNVIRIAVFGLVSRGKSAVLNALLGDKILQTGPLNGVTQWPRSVRWQPGGKVLVELIDTPGLDEIEGESRADMAREVVHQADLILFVVSGDITRTEYQALLELRRSQKPLILVFNKIDLYPDTDQGVIYQNLQQLGAGHPEAKPLLPDEIVMVAAEPAAMEVRVEWPDGRVSYEWETPPPQVDELKETILNILNREGRSLLALNALIQARDAEAAIAQKTIDLREQEAENIIWQFTKYKALAVMLNPIAFLDILGGTVADLALIRALARLYGLPMTSYEAGKILKTILFSSGGLLLGELGSSFLLGLGKSTAAITSGDNPSNITAFAGSAIAQAGIAGYGAYSVGKAAQVYLEKGCTWGQLGASSVIQEILSQVDQNTILYRLRQELGIKY, encoded by the coding sequence ATGTCGGTTTATCGTAATCTGCAAGAAACTCATTTAAATCGTGCCCGCGCCAGTCTCAGACAAGCGCTTTCTTGGTATGGATATCTTCGTAAGTCAGGACAGTTATCATCTAACCCAGAATTGCTAGGGTTGGTGAAACCAGAATTAGAAGCTTTGAATGCCACACTCAACAAGCTAGATTCTAACGTGATTAGAATTGCTGTCTTTGGTTTGGTGAGTCGGGGAAAGTCAGCAGTTTTAAATGCCTTGCTGGGAGACAAGATTTTGCAAACTGGGCCCCTGAATGGTGTCACTCAATGGCCCCGTTCCGTGCGTTGGCAGCCTGGTGGCAAGGTACTAGTAGAGTTAATTGATACGCCTGGATTAGATGAAATTGAGGGTGAGTCACGGGCGGATATGGCACGAGAAGTAGTGCATCAGGCGGATTTGATTTTGTTTGTCGTGTCTGGTGATATCACACGCACTGAGTATCAAGCATTGCTGGAATTGCGGCGATCGCAAAAACCCCTGATTTTAGTATTTAACAAAATAGACCTTTACCCAGATACAGACCAGGGAGTAATTTACCAAAATTTGCAACAACTGGGTGCTGGACATCCCGAAGCGAAACCTCTACTACCTGATGAAATTGTTATGGTGGCGGCGGAACCAGCAGCAATGGAAGTGCGGGTAGAGTGGCCTGATGGGCGTGTCAGTTATGAATGGGAGACACCACCACCGCAAGTAGACGAACTCAAAGAGACAATTCTGAATATTCTGAATCGGGAAGGGCGATCGCTCCTGGCTTTAAATGCACTCATCCAAGCACGAGATGCAGAAGCCGCGATCGCTCAAAAAACTATCGATTTACGCGAGCAAGAAGCCGAAAATATCATTTGGCAATTTACCAAATACAAAGCTTTGGCAGTAATGCTCAATCCCATCGCCTTCTTAGATATCCTGGGCGGAACAGTTGCCGATTTAGCTTTAATTCGCGCTCTCGCTAGATTGTATGGTTTACCAATGACTAGCTATGAAGCCGGGAAAATTTTAAAAACGATTTTATTTAGTTCTGGTGGCTTGCTACTGGGAGAATTAGGTAGTAGTTTTCTTTTGGGTTTAGGTAAAAGTACGGCAGCAATAACTAGTGGTGACAATCCCAGCAATATTACTGCCTTTGCTGGCAGTGCGATCGCTCAAGCTGGTATTGCTGGTTATGGCGCATACTCTGTTGGTAAAGCCGCCCAAGTTTATCTCGAAAAAGGCTGCACTTGGGGGCAGTTGGGCGCTAGCAGTGTCATTCAAGAAATTCTCTCTCAAGTTGACCAAAATACAATTCTGTATCGTCTGAGACAAGAATTAGGCATAAAATATTGA
- a CDS encoding Calvin cycle protein CP12, whose translation MTTTLNSFETAGAANLEEAIIEAIAEARTTCELNGSNSAGCAVAWDIVEELQAEKADQQQAKSKQTSLENYCDRHPASVECLIYDV comes from the coding sequence ATGACAACAACCCTAAATTCATTTGAAACTGCTGGGGCCGCAAATCTTGAAGAAGCTATTATTGAAGCGATTGCGGAAGCGCGGACAACTTGCGAGTTAAATGGTAGTAATTCGGCTGGTTGTGCCGTAGCCTGGGACATTGTGGAAGAATTACAAGCTGAAAAAGCCGATCAACAGCAAGCAAAATCAAAGCAAACCTCTTTGGAAAATTACTGCGATCGCCATCCAGCTTCAGTAGAATGTCTAATCTACGACGTTTAA
- a CDS encoding TlyA family RNA methyltransferase, whose product MAKQRLDTLLVELNLCSSRALAQRLIQAGEVTVNQQLVDKPGTEVDIAAQINIKERSPFVSRGGEKLSKALSVFAIPVVERICLDGGISTGGFTDCLLQAGAKKVYGIDVGYGQVDWRLRNDPRVILRERTNLRQLQPDELYGENDAIPDLAVVDVSFISLTKILPALWQLTQANREAVLLVKPQFEVGRSRVGKKGVVRDPNDQADAIFQVLQTAHELGWKYKGLTWSPITGPAGNIEYLLWLGMESETPSPDLEAIKQITQSATTNLRKS is encoded by the coding sequence TTGGCTAAACAGCGACTCGACACACTATTAGTAGAACTTAATTTATGTTCTTCTCGCGCCTTAGCACAAAGGCTAATTCAAGCGGGGGAAGTTACTGTTAATCAGCAGTTAGTTGATAAACCTGGTACTGAAGTTGATATTGCAGCTCAAATAAATATTAAAGAGCGATCGCCTTTTGTTTCTAGAGGTGGTGAAAAACTTTCCAAAGCTTTGTCAGTATTTGCCATTCCTGTAGTCGAGCGCATTTGTTTAGATGGTGGGATTTCTACTGGTGGTTTTACTGATTGTCTCTTGCAAGCAGGAGCAAAAAAAGTTTACGGTATTGATGTCGGTTACGGACAGGTTGACTGGCGATTGCGAAATGATCCACGAGTTATTTTGCGGGAACGCACCAATTTACGGCAACTACAACCAGATGAATTATATGGCGAAAATGACGCGATTCCTGATTTGGCGGTAGTTGATGTATCGTTTATTTCTTTAACTAAAATTCTGCCTGCTTTGTGGCAACTAACTCAAGCCAACCGAGAAGCCGTGTTGTTAGTCAAGCCACAGTTTGAAGTTGGCAGATCCCGTGTGGGTAAAAAAGGTGTTGTGCGCGATCCAAACGACCAAGCTGATGCCATTTTCCAAGTGTTGCAAACAGCCCACGAGTTAGGATGGAAATACAAAGGCTTAACTTGGTCGCCGATCACCGGCCCTGCTGGGAATATCGAATATCTTTTGTGGTTAGGAATGGAAAGTGAAACACCATCACCTGATTTAGAGGCAATTAAGCAAATAACGCAATCAGCAACAACTAATTTACGGAAAAGTTAA
- a CDS encoding DUF29 family protein yields MEELLTLKNLLVRGDVQGALIIVEELTEMSRNDIIKTIRSYAVILLLHLIKQQAENRTTRSWEVSIRNSVREIQRENKRRKAGGYYLTPEELLEILAEAYLNAIDEASLEVEEGRYEVQELEKLVNQEEIINRALALILPGESN; encoded by the coding sequence ATGGAAGAATTATTAACTCTAAAAAACTTGCTTGTTAGGGGCGATGTTCAAGGAGCATTGATTATAGTTGAAGAATTAACGGAAATGAGCCGAAATGACATCATCAAGACGATTCGTAGCTATGCAGTTATTTTGCTGTTGCATCTGATTAAACAACAAGCTGAAAATCGCACTACTCGCTCTTGGGAAGTCTCTATTCGCAATTCGGTTCGGGAAATTCAACGAGAAAATAAGCGACGCAAAGCTGGAGGCTATTATCTCACGCCAGAAGAATTGTTGGAAATCTTAGCAGAAGCCTATTTAAATGCCATTGATGAGGCTTCCTTAGAAGTAGAAGAAGGTCGTTATGAAGTCCAAGAATTAGAAAAGCTGGTTAACCAAGAAGAAATTATCAATCGTGCTTTGGCTTTAATCTTACCAGGAGAATCTAATTAA
- a CDS encoding XisI protein: protein MHKLTRYREIIRQLIFEYAGHKPANGQIETEAVIDLERDHYEVLHIGWDGVRRVHGSVVHIDIINDKVWIQYDGTSQPVAEALLEAGILREDIVLGFHPAELRQYTDFAVS from the coding sequence ATGCATAAGCTAACTCGGTATCGTGAAATTATTCGTCAGTTGATATTTGAATATGCTGGTCACAAACCTGCTAATGGTCAAATAGAAACAGAAGCAGTCATTGACTTGGAGCGAGATCACTATGAAGTGTTACATATTGGCTGGGATGGAGTGCGCCGCGTACACGGTTCGGTGGTACATATAGATATTATTAATGATAAAGTGTGGATTCAATATGATGGTACTTCCCAGCCAGTAGCAGAGGCATTATTAGAAGCAGGTATTTTGCGCGAAGATATTGTCTTGGGTTTCCATCCGGCTGAACTACGGCAATACACGGATTTTGCTGTATCTTAA
- the apcB gene encoding allophycocyanin subunit beta, with amino-acid sequence MRDAVTSLIKNYDLAGRYFDRNAIDSLKSYFDSGTARVQAAAAINSNAAALVKQAGLKLYEELPELIRPGGNSYTTRRYAACLRDLDYYLRYATYALVAGNTNVLDERVLQGLRETYNSLGVPIGPTVRGIQILKDLIKEQVAAAGVLNTAFVDEPFDHITRELSEIDI; translated from the coding sequence ATGCGCGATGCGGTAACAAGTTTAATTAAGAATTATGACTTAGCTGGTCGGTATTTTGACCGGAATGCGATCGATAGCTTGAAGTCTTACTTTGACAGTGGTACGGCAAGAGTACAAGCGGCGGCAGCAATCAATTCTAATGCGGCTGCACTTGTCAAGCAAGCTGGTTTAAAGTTATATGAAGAACTACCAGAATTAATTCGTCCTGGTGGAAATTCTTATACAACTCGTCGTTATGCGGCTTGTCTGCGAGATTTAGACTACTACTTGCGTTACGCCACCTATGCGCTGGTTGCTGGAAACACAAATGTGTTGGATGAGCGTGTGCTACAAGGGCTGCGGGAAACTTACAATTCTCTAGGAGTACCTATTGGGCCTACGGTTCGCGGTATCCAAATTCTCAAAGATTTGATTAAGGAACAAGTAGCAGCCGCAGGTGTGCTGAATACTGCTTTTGTGGATGAACCATTTGATCACATCACACGCGAGTTGAGCGAGATAGATATTTAG